Proteins encoded in a region of the Diospyros lotus cultivar Yz01 chromosome 9, ASM1463336v1, whole genome shotgun sequence genome:
- the LOC127810631 gene encoding small heat shock protein, chloroplastic-like: MSHSLSKLVISLPVSSQTSSTNKSKLRLPESAKFLKPIGEDDSRGRCCKGNGVKAMAGDGKDSLDHLQRERERARKHQPQPPKRSLAQVAPIAMWDKFPTARTVQQMMETMERMMEDPFEYSGGWPSPLPVGGGGYSRGRTPWDIKEGEGEYKMRFDMPGMTKEDVKVWVEEKMLVVKAEKAQKKKKKKNGEEQEGNGSEENEEWSAKSYGRYSSRIALPDNVQFEKIKAEVKDGVLYITIPKASTSSSILDVKVE; encoded by the exons ATGTCTCACTCTCTTTCAAAGCTTGTAATTTCTCTTCCCGTTTCATCCCAAACCTCCTCCACTAACAAATCCAAGCTCCGTCTTCCCGAATCCGCCAAATTTCTGAAGCCAATCGGCGAAGATGATAGTAGAGGCCGCTGCTGTAAAGGTAATGGGGTCAAGGCCATGGCTGGCGATGGCAAGGACAGCCTCGACCACTTgcagagggagagggagagggctAGGAAGCACCAGCCTCAGCCGCCCAAGAGAAGCCTCGCCCAGGTTGCACCCATAG CTATGTGGGACAAATTCCCAACAGCCAGAACAGTGCAGCAAATGATGGAGACAATGGAGAGGATGATGGAGGACCCATTTGAATACAGCGGGGGGTGGCCGTCGCCGCTGCCGGTTGGGGGCGGCGGCTACAGCCGGGGAAGAACTCCATGGGACATAAAAGAAGGGGAGGGAGAGTACAAGATGCGGTTCGACATGCCGGGGATGACGAAGGAGGATGTGAAGGTGTGGGTGGAGGAGAAGATGCTGGTGGTGAAGGCCGAGAAGgcgcagaagaagaagaagaagaagaacggcGAGGAACAAGAAGGCAACGGCAGCGAGGAGAACGAGGAGTGGTCTGCCAAGAGCTATGGCAGATACAGCAGCAGGATTGCGTTGCCGGATAATGTCCAGTTTGAGAAGATCAAGGCTGAGGTTAAAGATGGAGTTTTGTACATAACCATACCAAAAGCTAGCACCAGTTCCAGCATTTTGGATGTTAAGGTTGAGTGA